The Rhizobium sp. BT03 genome has a window encoding:
- a CDS encoding lipoprotein — MQKSLPHLVRLTAVLAVIGLAVAGCGRKGDLDPPSAAATKEGDVSKPTKQPGTVDKPFLLDPLL; from the coding sequence ATGCAGAAGAGCTTGCCGCACCTCGTCCGCCTGACGGCGGTTCTCGCCGTCATCGGCCTTGCCGTTGCCGGATGCGGGCGCAAGGGCGATCTCGATCCGCCGAGTGCTGCGGCAACCAAGGAAGGTGACGTTTCCAAGCCGACGAAACAGCCGGGAACCGTCGACAAGCCCTTCCTTCTCGATCCTCTTCTTTAA
- the argH gene encoding argininosuccinate lyase, whose translation MADTTDTKSSNQMWGGRFASGPDAIMEEINASIGFDKKLFAQDIRGSIAHATMLAHQGIISADDKDKIVHGLNTILSEIESGNFEFSRRLEDIHMNIEARLATLIGPAAGRLHTARSRNDQVALDFRLWVKEELEKTEKMLTGLIAAFLDRAEEHAESVMPGFTHLQTAQPVTFGHHCMAYVEMFGRDRSRVRHAIEHLDESPIGAAALAGTGYPIDRHMTAKALGFREPTRNSIDTVSDRDFAIEFLSIAAIAGMHLSRLAEEIVIWSTPQFGFVRLSDAFSTGSSIMPQKKNPDAAELVRAKTGRINGSLVALLTIMKGLPLAYSKDMQEDKEQVFDAAESLELAIAAMTGMVRDLTVNTARMKAAAGSGFSTATDLADWLVREAGLPFRDAHHVTGRAVALAESKGCDLAELPLSDLQAIHPDITDKVYDVLTVEASVASRKSFGGTAPSEVRRQIAFWRARN comes from the coding sequence ATGGCCGACACCACGGATACCAAATCTTCAAACCAGATGTGGGGCGGACGCTTCGCCTCCGGCCCGGACGCGATCATGGAGGAGATAAATGCCTCGATCGGTTTCGACAAGAAGCTTTTCGCGCAGGATATCCGCGGTTCGATCGCCCACGCGACCATGCTCGCCCATCAGGGGATCATATCGGCCGACGATAAGGACAAGATCGTTCACGGGCTAAACACGATCCTGTCAGAAATCGAAAGCGGCAATTTCGAATTCTCGCGCCGGCTCGAAGACATCCATATGAATATCGAAGCGCGCCTGGCGACGCTGATCGGACCGGCGGCCGGCCGGCTGCACACCGCCCGCTCGCGCAACGACCAGGTGGCGCTCGACTTCCGCCTCTGGGTGAAGGAAGAACTCGAGAAGACCGAGAAGATGCTGACCGGCCTGATCGCCGCCTTCCTCGACCGTGCCGAAGAGCATGCCGAAAGCGTCATGCCGGGCTTCACCCATCTGCAGACCGCCCAACCCGTGACCTTCGGCCATCATTGCATGGCCTATGTCGAAATGTTCGGCCGCGACCGCTCGCGCGTGCGCCACGCCATCGAACATCTGGACGAAAGCCCGATCGGCGCGGCGGCCCTTGCCGGCACCGGTTATCCGATCGACCGCCATATGACCGCCAAGGCGCTCGGCTTCCGCGAGCCGACCCGCAACTCCATCGACACCGTCTCCGACCGCGACTTCGCCATCGAATTCCTGTCGATCGCCGCGATCGCAGGCATGCACCTGTCGCGCCTGGCCGAAGAGATCGTCATCTGGTCGACGCCGCAATTCGGTTTCGTGCGCCTCTCCGACGCCTTTTCGACCGGCTCGTCGATCATGCCGCAGAAGAAGAACCCGGACGCCGCCGAACTGGTGCGCGCCAAGACCGGCCGCATCAACGGTTCGTTGGTCGCCCTCTTGACGATCATGAAGGGCCTGCCGCTCGCCTATTCCAAGGACATGCAGGAAGACAAGGAACAGGTCTTCGACGCGGCCGAGAGTCTGGAACTGGCGATCGCCGCCATGACCGGGATGGTGCGCGACCTGACCGTCAACACCGCGCGCATGAAGGCGGCGGCCGGCTCCGGCTTTTCGACGGCGACCGATCTTGCCGACTGGCTGGTGCGCGAAGCGGGCCTGCCCTTCCGCGATGCCCATCACGTCACCGGCCGGGCCGTGGCGCTTGCCGAAAGCAAAGGCTGCGACCTTGCCGAACTGCCGCTATCCGACCTGCAGGCGATCCATCCTGATATCACCGACAAGGTCTACGACGTGCTGACCGTCGAAGCCTCGGTCGCCAGCCGCAAGAGCTTCGGCGGTACCGCACCCTCCGAAGTCCGCCGGCAGATCGCCTTCTGGCGCGCCCGCAACTGA